In one window of Arthrobacter pascens DNA:
- the hisD gene encoding histidinol dehydrogenase has product MTISPEFPAAAAVSFRTVDLRGKGLTLAGLRAAVPRAQHQTVADAEQRVLDIITDVRQRGFAALSDLAMRFDGVDQDHPRVPADALARALDELDPAVRSALEESISRARRFADAQRPRNVDVELGDGAVVSQNWVPVARVGLYVPGGLAVYPSSVIMNVVPALAAGVQSIALASPPQKDFEGLPHPTILAAAALLGIEEVYAIGGAQAIAAFAYGAEATDAGPALEPVDVVTGPGNIFVATAKRLVKGVVGIDSEAGTTEIAILADSSAKPALVAADLISQAEHDPKAASVLITDSEELAAAVRTELDRLAAGTKHSQRVFEALSGPQSGVVLVEDLEQGIAACDAYAAEHLEIMTRDAAAVAARIRNAGAIFVGDYSPVSLGDYCAGSNHVLPTSGTAAFSSGLNVSTFLRAIQVVNYSRAALEEVSRHIVSLAGAEDLPAHGEAVTARFGEPASQ; this is encoded by the coding sequence GTGACCATTTCTCCTGAGTTCCCTGCCGCCGCAGCCGTCAGTTTCCGCACCGTCGATCTTCGGGGCAAGGGCCTGACGCTCGCCGGACTGCGGGCGGCCGTTCCCCGGGCGCAGCACCAGACCGTGGCAGATGCCGAGCAGCGCGTCCTGGACATCATCACCGACGTCCGCCAGCGTGGCTTTGCCGCCCTCAGCGACCTTGCCATGCGCTTCGACGGCGTGGACCAGGATCACCCCCGCGTCCCGGCAGATGCCCTGGCCCGGGCTTTGGATGAACTCGACCCCGCAGTGCGCAGCGCCCTTGAAGAGTCCATCAGCCGTGCCCGGCGTTTCGCTGACGCGCAGCGCCCCCGGAACGTCGACGTCGAACTCGGTGACGGCGCAGTGGTCAGCCAGAACTGGGTGCCTGTTGCGCGCGTCGGACTGTACGTCCCCGGCGGACTGGCCGTTTACCCGTCGTCGGTAATCATGAACGTGGTTCCGGCTCTCGCAGCAGGCGTTCAGTCCATCGCCCTTGCTTCGCCGCCGCAGAAGGATTTCGAGGGGCTGCCTCACCCCACCATCCTCGCGGCTGCCGCCCTCCTGGGTATCGAGGAGGTGTATGCCATTGGCGGCGCACAGGCCATCGCCGCCTTCGCCTACGGGGCGGAGGCCACTGATGCAGGGCCTGCGCTGGAGCCGGTTGACGTTGTCACGGGTCCTGGAAACATCTTCGTTGCCACAGCGAAGCGCCTCGTCAAAGGCGTCGTCGGAATCGATTCCGAGGCGGGCACCACGGAAATCGCCATCCTGGCTGACTCCTCCGCGAAGCCGGCGCTGGTGGCTGCTGACCTGATCAGCCAGGCCGAGCACGACCCGAAAGCTGCCTCCGTACTGATCACCGACTCCGAGGAGCTTGCCGCTGCTGTCAGGACCGAGCTGGACCGCCTGGCTGCTGGAACGAAGCACTCCCAGCGCGTTTTTGAGGCACTCTCCGGACCCCAGTCCGGCGTGGTCCTGGTGGAGGACCTGGAGCAGGGAATCGCGGCCTGCGACGCTTACGCCGCCGAGCACCTGGAGATCATGACCCGGGATGCCGCCGCTGTAGCCGCCCGGATCCGCAACGCCGGGGCCATTTTCGTCGGTGACTACAGCCCAGTCAGCCTGGGGGATTACTGCGCGGGATCCAACCACGTGCTGCCCACCAGCGGCACCGCGGCGTTTTCCTCGGGGCTGAATGTGAGCACCTTCCTGCGTGCCATCCAGGTGGTCAATTACAGCAGGGCAGCCCTCGAGGAAGTCAGCAGGCACATCGTGAGCCTGGCCGGGGCGGAGGACCTTCCCGCCCACGGCGAGGCAGTGACGGCCCGCTTCGGGGAGCCTGCCAGCCAGTAG
- a CDS encoding flavin reductase family protein yields MFRRHAAGVAIITVNYQGEPYGFTATSVASLSAQPPRFTFNMARSSSSWPAVANTTHIGVHMLGLENQELAERFARTKNRFGGDHWELGPHDVPILKDVAGWLIGKIQMRLSFENNAVVVVEVVDGQVGEDGSPLLYHSGGYGQPVPLDYEI; encoded by the coding sequence ATGTTCCGCCGCCACGCTGCCGGCGTGGCCATCATCACCGTGAACTACCAGGGCGAGCCTTACGGCTTTACCGCCACGTCCGTGGCGTCCCTGTCAGCGCAGCCCCCGCGTTTTACCTTCAACATGGCACGCAGTTCCAGCTCCTGGCCGGCGGTGGCCAACACGACCCATATCGGGGTCCACATGCTGGGCCTGGAAAACCAGGAGCTGGCCGAGCGCTTCGCCCGGACCAAGAACCGGTTCGGCGGGGACCACTGGGAGCTGGGCCCGCATGATGTGCCCATCCTCAAGGATGTGGCGGGCTGGCTGATCGGCAAGATCCAGATGCGCCTGTCTTTCGAGAACAATGCCGTTGTGGTCGTTGAGGTCGTGGACGGGCAGGTGGGCGAGGACGGTTCGCCCCTCCTCTACCATTCCGGCGGCTACGGCCAGCCTGTCCCGCTGGATTACGAAATCTAG
- the dnaE gene encoding DNA polymerase III subunit alpha has product MTSSNASFVHLHNHTEYSMLDGAARLGELFDETERLGMPALATTDHGYLFGAFDFWKRATDQGIKPIIGVEAYVTPGTARTDRSRVRWGEEHQRKDDISGGGSYTHMTLLSYNNAGMRNLFRASSIASLDAVFGKWPRLDRELLNTYSEGLIATTGCPSGEVQTRLRLGQYREALEAASEFRDIFGAENYFCELMDHGLDIERRVTGDLLRLAKELKLPLVATNDLHYTHEHDAKAHEALLAIQSGSTLLEPTYDNGGSRFAFSGSGYYLKSPQEMRELFRDHPDACDNTLLIAERCEVSFNTGANYMPRFPCPPGEDETSWLVKEVAAGLEYRYPGGVPDKVRTQADYELEVITSMGFPGYFLVVADFINWAKNNGIRVGPGRGSGAGSMVAYAMRITDLDPLHHGLIFERFLNPDRVSMPDFDVDFDDRRRSEVIDYVTRKYGDERVAMIVTYGTIKTKQALKDSSRVLGYPFSMGEQLTKALPPAVMAKDIPLADIQNKDSKRYSEAGDFRQLISTDPEAAKVFETALGIEGLKRQWGVHAAGVIMSSDPIIDVIPIMRRIQDGQVITQFDYPTCEGLGLIKMDFLGLRNLTIISDALENIQLNRGHELDLDSLPLDDAASYELLARGDTLGVFQLDGGPMRSLLKLMKPDNFEDISAVLALYRPGPMGANAHTDYALRKNGIQEVIPIHPELKEPLAEILGGTYGLIVYQEQVMAVAQKLAGYSLGQADILRRAMGKKKKSELDKQFAGFSQGMQDNGYSMEAVKTLWDILLPFSDYAFNKAHSAAYGVISYWTAYLKAHYAPEYMAALLTSVGDDKDKSAIYLNECRRMGITVLPPDVNESSLNFTPVGNDIRFGMGAIRNVGSNVVQALVAARDSGGAYTSFKDFLMKVPAVVCNKRTIESLIKAGAFDSLNHHRRALVMIHEEAIDSVITLKRNEAIGQFDLFAGFEEAESEASLSIEIPDLPEWEKKDKLSFERDMLGLYVSDHPLQGLEGLLSQHADQTITSVIGEDGPNDGAIITIAGMITSLSRRIAKASGNAYARAEVEDLGGSMEVMFFGQVYGPIASVLAEDLIVVVKGRLQKRDDGAITLNCMELSVPDISDSLNAPVVITMQTHKATEAVVTELGDVLRTHRGNSEVRLQLQGDTRMEVMGLPVHLRVNPSPSLFGDLKVLLGPTCLDN; this is encoded by the coding sequence GTGACTTCCAGCAATGCCTCGTTCGTCCACCTGCACAACCACACCGAATACTCCATGTTGGACGGCGCAGCCCGTCTGGGGGAGCTTTTCGACGAGACCGAACGCCTTGGCATGCCGGCACTCGCCACCACAGACCACGGGTACCTGTTCGGCGCCTTCGACTTTTGGAAACGTGCCACGGACCAAGGCATTAAGCCCATAATCGGCGTCGAAGCCTACGTCACGCCCGGCACCGCACGGACCGACAGGAGCCGTGTCCGCTGGGGCGAGGAACACCAGCGCAAGGATGACATCTCCGGCGGTGGCTCCTACACGCACATGACGCTGCTGAGCTACAACAACGCCGGCATGCGCAATCTCTTCAGGGCCTCATCCATCGCATCCCTGGACGCCGTCTTCGGCAAGTGGCCGCGGCTGGACCGGGAGCTGCTGAACACGTACTCGGAAGGCCTGATCGCCACTACTGGCTGCCCGTCCGGGGAAGTCCAGACCCGGCTGCGGCTTGGCCAGTACCGTGAGGCCCTGGAAGCAGCATCGGAGTTCCGCGACATTTTCGGTGCGGAGAACTACTTCTGTGAACTCATGGATCACGGCCTGGACATCGAGCGGCGGGTCACGGGGGACCTGCTGCGGCTCGCCAAGGAACTCAAGCTGCCCCTGGTGGCAACCAATGACCTGCACTACACGCACGAGCACGATGCGAAGGCGCACGAGGCCCTGCTGGCCATCCAGTCGGGTTCCACCCTGCTGGAACCCACTTACGACAACGGCGGCTCCCGTTTCGCGTTCTCCGGCAGCGGCTACTACCTCAAGTCGCCGCAGGAGATGCGGGAGCTGTTCCGGGACCACCCGGACGCCTGCGACAACACACTGCTGATCGCCGAGCGCTGCGAAGTTTCCTTCAACACCGGGGCCAACTACATGCCGCGCTTCCCTTGCCCGCCGGGCGAGGACGAAACCTCCTGGCTGGTCAAGGAAGTGGCCGCGGGGCTGGAGTACCGTTACCCGGGCGGTGTCCCGGACAAAGTCCGCACCCAGGCCGACTACGAGCTCGAAGTCATCACCTCGATGGGATTCCCCGGGTACTTCCTCGTGGTGGCCGACTTCATCAACTGGGCGAAGAACAACGGCATCCGCGTCGGACCCGGACGCGGCTCCGGTGCGGGCTCCATGGTGGCCTATGCCATGCGCATTACGGACCTTGATCCGCTGCACCACGGACTGATCTTCGAGCGGTTCCTCAACCCGGACCGCGTCTCCATGCCCGACTTCGACGTCGACTTCGATGACCGGCGCAGGTCCGAGGTGATCGACTACGTGACCCGCAAATACGGCGACGAGCGCGTGGCCATGATCGTCACCTACGGCACCATCAAGACCAAACAGGCGCTGAAAGACTCCTCGCGTGTGCTTGGTTACCCGTTCAGCATGGGCGAGCAGCTGACCAAGGCGCTCCCTCCGGCTGTAATGGCCAAGGACATTCCGCTGGCCGACATCCAGAACAAGGACTCCAAGCGCTACAGCGAGGCCGGTGACTTCCGCCAGCTGATCAGTACCGATCCCGAGGCTGCCAAGGTCTTTGAAACGGCGCTGGGCATCGAAGGACTGAAACGCCAGTGGGGTGTCCACGCCGCCGGCGTGATCATGTCATCGGACCCCATCATCGATGTCATCCCCATCATGCGGCGCATCCAGGACGGGCAGGTCATCACCCAGTTTGATTACCCCACCTGCGAGGGACTGGGCCTGATCAAGATGGACTTCCTGGGCCTGCGGAACCTGACGATCATTTCCGACGCCCTCGAAAACATCCAGCTCAACCGCGGCCACGAACTGGATTTGGACAGCCTCCCGCTCGACGACGCCGCCTCCTATGAACTCCTGGCCCGGGGCGATACACTCGGCGTGTTCCAGCTCGACGGCGGACCCATGCGGTCCCTGCTCAAGCTGATGAAGCCTGACAACTTTGAAGACATCTCCGCCGTCCTCGCGCTTTACCGGCCAGGTCCCATGGGCGCCAACGCCCACACCGACTACGCGCTGCGCAAGAACGGGATCCAGGAGGTCATCCCGATCCACCCGGAGCTGAAGGAACCGCTCGCCGAAATCCTCGGCGGAACCTACGGCCTGATCGTGTACCAGGAACAGGTCATGGCCGTTGCGCAGAAGCTCGCCGGCTATTCCCTCGGCCAGGCAGACATCCTCCGCCGCGCCATGGGCAAAAAGAAGAAATCAGAGCTGGACAAGCAGTTCGCCGGCTTCTCCCAGGGCATGCAGGACAACGGCTACTCCATGGAGGCCGTCAAGACTCTCTGGGACATCCTGCTGCCATTCTCCGACTACGCGTTCAACAAAGCCCATTCGGCCGCCTACGGCGTCATTTCGTACTGGACCGCGTACCTGAAGGCCCACTACGCCCCGGAGTACATGGCAGCGCTGCTGACATCGGTGGGCGACGACAAGGACAAGTCCGCGATTTACCTCAACGAGTGCCGGCGGATGGGCATTACGGTGCTCCCGCCGGACGTCAACGAATCCTCGCTGAACTTTACGCCGGTGGGGAACGACATCCGCTTCGGCATGGGTGCCATCCGAAACGTCGGTTCCAACGTGGTCCAGGCATTGGTGGCTGCCCGGGATAGCGGGGGAGCCTACACGTCATTCAAGGACTTCCTGATGAAAGTCCCGGCAGTGGTCTGCAACAAACGGACCATTGAATCCCTCATCAAGGCAGGGGCCTTCGACTCCCTCAACCACCACCGCCGCGCCCTGGTGATGATCCATGAAGAGGCCATCGATTCGGTCATCACCCTCAAGCGCAACGAGGCGATCGGCCAGTTCGATCTCTTCGCCGGATTCGAGGAGGCCGAGTCCGAGGCGTCCCTGAGCATCGAGATCCCGGACCTGCCGGAATGGGAGAAAAAGGACAAGCTGTCCTTTGAGCGGGACATGCTGGGCCTGTACGTCTCGGACCATCCGCTCCAGGGCCTTGAAGGCCTGCTCAGCCAGCATGCAGATCAGACCATCACCTCCGTCATCGGCGAGGACGGACCCAACGATGGCGCCATCATCACCATCGCCGGGATGATCACCTCACTGAGCCGCCGGATCGCCAAGGCAAGCGGCAACGCCTACGCCCGGGCAGAGGTGGAGGACCTGGGCGGCTCAATGGAGGTGATGTTCTTCGGCCAGGTTTACGGGCCGATCGCCTCGGTGCTGGCAGAGGACCTGATCGTGGTGGTCAAGGGCCGTCTGCAAAAGCGCGACGACGGCGCCATCACCCTGAACTGCATGGAGCTGTCCGTCCCGGACATCAGTGACAGCCTAAACGCTCCCGTGGTCATCACGATGCAGACGCATAAGGCCACCGAGGCGGTAGTGACCGAGCTGGGCGACGTGCTGCGGACCCACCGCGGCAACTCAGAGGTTCGGCTGCAGCTGCAGGGCGACACCAGGATGGAGGTTATGGGCCTGCCCGTCCACCTCAGGGTCAACCCCAGCCCCTCGCTCTTCGGCGACCTCAAGGTGCTCCTCGGCCCTACCTGCCTGGACAACTGA
- a CDS encoding RluA family pseudouridine synthase produces the protein MPERVVVADDLGGVRADAGLAALMGISRSLAATLIAQGNVVNRGKKVGKSARLVAGDVLDVTVPERRDPLEVVEEVVEGLKILLDDDDFVVVDKPVGVAAHPSPGWVGPTVVGGLAGAGYRISTSGSPERAGIVHRLDVGTSGVMVVAKTERAYTVLKRAFKERSVDKVYHAVVQGLPDPLEGTIDAPIGRHPGHDWRFAVIEDGRPSITHYEVLEAFGKATLVEVHLETGRTHQIRVHFSALRHPCAGDLTYGADPRLAANLGLTRQWLHARQLGFDHPVTGERVTVTSDYPQDLAFALEVLESGQA, from the coding sequence ATGCCTGAGCGGGTTGTAGTCGCGGATGACCTCGGCGGAGTACGGGCCGATGCGGGCCTCGCCGCCCTGATGGGGATTTCGCGTTCCCTGGCGGCGACGCTCATTGCCCAAGGCAACGTCGTCAACCGGGGAAAAAAAGTGGGTAAGTCCGCGCGCCTGGTGGCTGGTGACGTCCTGGACGTCACGGTTCCTGAACGGCGGGACCCGCTCGAAGTGGTGGAGGAAGTTGTGGAAGGCCTGAAGATCCTGCTGGACGATGACGACTTTGTGGTCGTGGACAAACCGGTGGGAGTCGCCGCGCATCCGTCTCCGGGCTGGGTGGGACCCACCGTCGTCGGCGGCCTGGCCGGAGCCGGCTACCGTATCTCCACCTCCGGCTCGCCGGAGCGGGCTGGCATCGTGCACAGGCTCGACGTCGGCACGTCCGGCGTGATGGTGGTGGCCAAGACCGAAAGGGCCTACACGGTCCTGAAGCGTGCCTTCAAGGAGCGCAGCGTGGACAAGGTCTACCACGCCGTGGTCCAGGGCCTGCCCGACCCGCTCGAAGGTACCATCGACGCGCCCATCGGACGGCATCCGGGGCACGACTGGCGCTTTGCCGTCATCGAGGACGGGAGGCCCTCAATCACGCACTATGAGGTCCTGGAAGCCTTCGGCAAAGCGACACTCGTTGAGGTGCACCTGGAGACCGGGCGGACGCACCAGATCCGCGTGCACTTCTCCGCCTTGCGGCACCCCTGCGCAGGTGACCTGACGTACGGTGCTGACCCGCGGCTTGCGGCAAACCTCGGGCTGACGCGCCAATGGCTGCATGCCCGGCAGCTCGGTTTCGATCATCCGGTCACGGGGGAGCGCGTCACCGTCACCAGCGACTACCCGCAGGACCTCGCCTTTGCCCTGGAGGTACTCGAGTCCGGGCAAGCCTGA
- the lspA gene encoding signal peptidase II yields the protein MTDELAADAAPPAPSSPRPRRAVLLSLFAGFAVFAYVLDQLTKLWVTSSMVEGERIPVLPPLLHWYFIRNSGAAFSIGENVTWVFSIIMAGVSAAILFQVRRLGSAWWALALGLLLGGALGNLTDRLFREPSFGMGHVVDFIQLPNFAIFNIADSAVVSAVAIICILTLRGVSIDGARHAGTREKPGDA from the coding sequence ATGACTGACGAACTTGCCGCTGACGCCGCACCTCCCGCTCCCTCATCGCCGCGACCCCGACGGGCCGTGCTGCTCTCCCTCTTTGCAGGATTTGCGGTGTTCGCCTATGTGCTGGACCAGCTCACCAAGCTCTGGGTCACGTCCAGCATGGTGGAGGGCGAACGCATCCCTGTCCTGCCGCCCCTCCTGCATTGGTACTTCATCCGCAACTCCGGGGCCGCTTTCTCGATCGGGGAGAACGTGACCTGGGTGTTCTCCATCATCATGGCCGGCGTCTCGGCTGCCATCCTGTTCCAGGTGCGCAGGCTGGGCTCTGCCTGGTGGGCGCTGGCACTTGGCCTCCTGCTGGGAGGGGCCCTGGGGAATCTGACGGACCGGTTATTCCGCGAGCCGTCGTTCGGCATGGGTCATGTTGTGGATTTCATCCAGCTGCCGAACTTCGCCATCTTCAATATCGCCGATTCAGCCGTGGTTTCCGCGGTTGCTATCATCTGCATCCTGACGCTGCGGGGTGTCTCCATCGACGGGGCACGGCACGCCGGCACCCGGGAGAAGCCCGGCGATGCCTGA
- a CDS encoding DivIVA domain-containing protein, giving the protein MALTPEDVVNKRFQPTKFREGYDQDEVDDFLDEIVVELRRLNQENDELRKKLAEAGSAVPASSAAAAPVVEKVPAPVKADKDEARAKAEAEAKAAEASKKKEAEQAAPVATIPAAVPASSTASAESAAGLLAMAQQMHDRHVAEGQSQKDKIIAEAQIEASSLVNDAQEKSRKILGALEQQRSVLERKVEQLRGFERDYRSRLKAYIEGQLRDLDARGSVAAPEVSEAN; this is encoded by the coding sequence ATGGCTTTGACGCCAGAAGACGTTGTCAACAAGCGCTTTCAGCCGACCAAGTTCCGCGAAGGCTACGACCAGGATGAAGTTGATGACTTCCTGGACGAAATCGTCGTTGAGCTCCGGCGCCTGAACCAGGAGAACGACGAGCTCCGCAAGAAGCTTGCAGAAGCCGGCTCCGCCGTACCTGCCAGCTCCGCGGCAGCGGCTCCGGTCGTCGAGAAGGTCCCCGCGCCCGTCAAGGCGGACAAGGACGAGGCCCGGGCCAAGGCCGAGGCCGAAGCCAAGGCAGCTGAAGCGAGCAAGAAGAAGGAAGCCGAGCAGGCCGCGCCTGTGGCTACCATTCCGGCTGCTGTTCCGGCTTCCAGCACCGCCTCTGCAGAATCCGCTGCCGGGCTCCTTGCCATGGCGCAGCAGATGCATGACCGCCACGTGGCTGAGGGTCAGTCCCAAAAGGACAAGATCATCGCCGAGGCCCAGATCGAAGCCAGCAGCCTGGTCAACGATGCCCAGGAGAAGTCCCGCAAGATCCTGGGTGCCCTCGAGCAGCAGCGCTCCGTCCTGGAACGCAAGGTCGAGCAGCTGCGCGGCTTCGAACGCGACTACCGTTCACGCCTGAAGGCCTACATCGAGGGCCAGCTGCGTGATCTTGATGCCCGCGGTTCCGTGGCTGCGCCGGAAGTCAGTGAAGCCAACTAG
- a CDS encoding YggT family protein, producing MGIVFGLVYLALLLFFVALIIRLVFDWVQMFAREWRPRGAALVTAHTVYSITDPPLKVLRRLIPPLRLGGISLDLGFLILFIAVSVAMAFTRSFA from the coding sequence ATGGGAATAGTCTTCGGACTTGTCTATCTCGCCCTCCTGCTGTTCTTCGTGGCGCTGATCATCCGCCTGGTCTTTGACTGGGTCCAGATGTTTGCCAGGGAATGGCGCCCGCGGGGCGCTGCCCTGGTGACCGCCCACACCGTGTACTCCATCACCGATCCGCCGCTCAAGGTCCTGCGGAGGCTGATCCCGCCGCTAAGGCTGGGCGGCATCTCGCTGGACCTGGGCTTCCTGATTTTGTTCATCGCCGTGAGCGTGGCGATGGCGTTTACCAGGAGTTTCGCGTAA
- a CDS encoding cell division protein SepF: MAGALRKTMIYLGLADGDEHYESEHHTTRRDEDDSMEVDREERRAPAPVRDVGRDTSYAPEEEYRAPVTPIKRAASSREETSGLRQITTIHPRSYNDAKLIGESFRDGIPVIMNVTDMGEADAKRLVDFSAGLVFGLRGSIERVTNKVFLLSPSYIEVIGDDKKVSETQASFFNQS; this comes from the coding sequence ATGGCCGGCGCTCTGCGCAAGACAATGATCTATCTTGGGCTCGCCGATGGCGATGAACACTACGAGTCCGAGCATCACACCACACGTAGGGACGAGGACGATTCTATGGAAGTTGACCGCGAGGAACGCCGTGCACCCGCACCCGTCCGCGATGTCGGCCGCGACACCTCGTACGCCCCTGAAGAGGAATACCGCGCACCAGTGACCCCCATTAAGCGTGCGGCGTCGAGCCGCGAAGAGACCAGCGGGCTCCGGCAGATCACAACGATCCATCCGCGCTCCTACAACGACGCCAAGCTCATCGGCGAAAGCTTCCGGGATGGCATCCCCGTGATCATGAACGTCACGGACATGGGCGAGGCGGACGCAAAACGCCTGGTGGACTTCTCCGCCGGGCTTGTTTTCGGGCTTCGGGGGAGCATCGAGCGCGTCACCAACAAGGTTTTCCTCCTGTCGCCGTCGTACATTGAGGTCATTGGCGACGACAAGAAGGTCAGCGAGACGCAGGCCAGCTTCTTCAACCAAAGCTAG
- a CDS encoding YggS family pyridoxal phosphate-dependent enzyme, with protein sequence MEASRAVDDAGRVAELSERLAAVHDRIGSAMDAAGRAGEPPTLIVVTKFHPAGDIRRLAGLGVLDVGENRDQEASAKAAELAEIGLRWHFVGQLQSKKAKSVVRYAHAVHSVDRLQLVDSLARAVAREQETSGRGPLDCFIQVSLDDDAEAHRGGASPAEVPVLADQLAAADGLVLAGVMAVAPLGARPEDSFEKLAVISARLASDHPSATAISAGMSQDLEAAIRFGATHLRIGSDILGSRPAVG encoded by the coding sequence ATGGAGGCAAGCCGGGCAGTGGACGACGCCGGCCGGGTAGCCGAGCTGTCAGAGCGCCTCGCTGCTGTCCATGACCGGATCGGATCCGCGATGGACGCTGCGGGCAGGGCCGGGGAGCCGCCCACGCTGATCGTGGTCACCAAGTTCCATCCGGCCGGGGACATCCGGCGCCTGGCAGGCCTGGGCGTTCTGGATGTCGGGGAGAACAGGGACCAGGAAGCCTCGGCGAAAGCGGCGGAGCTGGCGGAGATCGGGCTCCGGTGGCATTTCGTGGGACAGCTCCAAAGCAAGAAGGCCAAGTCGGTGGTCCGCTACGCCCACGCAGTCCATTCGGTGGACCGCCTGCAGCTCGTTGACAGTCTGGCCCGCGCCGTGGCCAGGGAACAGGAGACGTCAGGCCGCGGACCGCTGGACTGCTTCATCCAGGTCAGTCTCGACGACGACGCCGAGGCCCATCGGGGCGGGGCATCACCGGCGGAAGTCCCCGTCCTGGCCGATCAGCTCGCCGCCGCCGACGGGCTGGTGCTGGCGGGCGTCATGGCGGTCGCTCCGCTTGGAGCCAGACCGGAGGATTCGTTCGAAAAATTGGCTGTGATCTCCGCCCGGCTTGCCTCTGACCATCCCTCTGCCACGGCCATTTCGGCGGGCATGAGCCAGGACCTTGAAGCGGCCATCCGGTTCGGGGCGACACACCTGCGAATCGGTTCGGATATTCTCGGATCGCGTCCTGCCGTGGGGTAG